The following coding sequences are from one Xiphophorus couchianus chromosome 22, X_couchianus-1.0, whole genome shotgun sequence window:
- the LOC114138613 gene encoding sodium/myo-inositol cotransporter-like, producing the protein MATNATMEAADVVVIVIYFILVLGIGFAAMRKSNRGTVSGYFLAGRSMNWFAVGASLFVSNIGTEHFIGLAGSGAASGFSVAAWEFNALLLLQLLGWVFIPVYIHCQVYTMPEYLCKRFGGKRLKVYFAALTLVLYIFTKLSVDLYSGALFIQESLGWNLYVSIIVLIVMTAALTVTGGLVAVIYTDTVQAIMMIVGALCLTGIGFAKVGGLEGLKEKYMQASPNITAILLSSPNLTYSESCKHHLHPKANALKILRGPKDPDLPWPGFLLGQTPASIWYWCADQVIVQRVLAAKNIVHAKGSTIMAGFLKTLPMFVMVMPGMISRVLFTDQLACIGPDHCMQVCGSAAGCSNVAYPRLVMSVMPVGLRGVMMAAMIAALMSDLDSIFNSASTIFTLDIYKMLRKDASPKELVITGRLFVILMVALSIAWVPVVIEMQGGQMFYYIQEVSDYLTPPVAVLFLLGVLWQRCNETGAFWGGVVGSALGALRLLLAVVYREPYCGQPDERPFFIKQIHFMYVAAILFWVSAITTVVVSLYTPPPEKQLIRTTTLWGLRQRMKFNTLAIDQGEENLNKTNVTENGGGVVGEETLHSHQTKLRSTDGRDENTQSANGNIIPARSSLQNDSYNLIAEPMLEGEGDGREVKDVEEGKECRLGEGGNSVKVCGGICGRRKKSSQSRVITAQEQERIINKLLYEPPRTRILLNTALVLICVIGIFLYLYFSL; encoded by the exons ATGGCTACCAATGCCACCATGGAAGCAGCAGACGTTGTTGTCATCGTAATTTATTTCATCCTGGTGCTGGGGATCGGCTTCGCGGCAATGCGAAAATCCAACCGAGGCACGGTGAGCGGCTACTTCCTGGCTGGTCGCTCCATGAACTGGTTCGCCGTGGGAGCGTCTCTCTTCGTCAGCAACATTGGAACTGAGCATTTCATTGGACTCGCCGGGTCAGGGGCCGCTAGCGGGTTTAGCGTGGCTGCGTGGGAATTCAACGCTCTACTGCTGCTTCAGTTACTGGGCTGGGTGTTCATCCCTGTGTACATTCACTGTCAAGTCTACACCATGCCAGAGTACCTGTGCAAGCGATTCGGAGGGAAGCGCCTGAAAGTATATTTTGCGGCTTTGACTCTGGTGCTTTACATCTTCACCAAGTTGTCTGTGGACCTCTATTCGGGTGCCTTGTTCATCCAGGAATCCTTAGGGTGGAACCTTTATGTTTCCATCATCGTCCTCATTGTCATGACAGCTGCGCTGACGGTCACTGGAGGTCTGGTCGCTGTCATCTACACAGACACAGTCCAAGCAATTATGATGATCGTCGGAGCGCTCTGTCTGACAGGCATCGGCTTCGCCAAAGTCGGAGGCCTTGAAG GGCTAAAAGAAAAGTACATGCAGGCCAGTCCAAACATCACTGCCATTCTTCTGTCTTCACCTAATCTGACATATTCTGAATCCTGTAAGCATCATCTCCACCCAAAAGCAAATGCTCTGAAAATCCTGAGAGGCCCAAAAGATCCAGATCTGCCCTGGCCTGGTTTCTTGCTGGGTCAGACGCCTGCCTCAATCTG GTACTGGTGTGCAGATCAGGTGATCGTACAACGAGTTCTGGCCGCAAAGAACATTGTTCATGCCAAAGGGTCGACCATCATGGCAGGTTTCCTCAAAACTCTCCCCATGTTTGTCATGGTCATGCCAG GGATGATTTCCAGGGTCTTATTTACTGACCAGTTGGCGTGCATCGGCCCAGACCACTGCATGCAGGTGTGCGGTTCTGCCGCCGGCTGCAGCAACGTGGCGTACCCTCGCCTCGTCATGTCGGTGATGCCTGTCGGACTTCGCGGCGTGATGATGGCGGCCATGATTGCTGCTTTGATGAGCGACTTGGACTCTATCTTCAACTCTGCGAGCACCATATTCACGCTGGACATTTACAAAATGCTGCGAAAGGACGCGTCGCCCAAGGAGCTGGTGATAACCGGCAGGCTTTTTGTCATCCTTATGGTGGCCCTCAGTATCGCTTGGGTGCCGGTTGTCATCGAAATGCAAGGGGGacagatgttttattatatCCAAGAGGTGTCTGATTATTTAACGCCCCCTGTGGCGGTGCTATTCCTGCTTGGTGTTCTGTGGCAGCGCTGCAACGAGACCGGTGCCTTCTGGGGTGGAGTGGTAGGCTCTGCTCTTGGCGCTCTGCGGTTACTCTTAGCCGTAGTTTACAGAGAACCGTACTGCGGCCAGCCGGATGAGCGGCCGTTCTTCATCAAACAAATCCATTTCATGTatgtggcggccatcttgttttggGTTTCAGCTATAACGACTGTCGTCGTGAGTCTCTACACGCCTCCGCCGGAAAAACAGCTAATCAGAACTACCACTCTGTGGGGGTTAAGGCAGAGAATGAAGTTTAACACACTAGCAATAGATCAAGGTGAAGAAAACCTTAACAAAACAAACGTGACTGAAAATGGAGGTGGTGTTGTTGGTGAAGAAACGCTCCATAGCCACCAAACGAAGCTTAGGAGCACTGATGGTAGAGATGAAAACACTCAGTCGGCCAATGGGAACATAATCCCAGCCCGGTCATCACTACAGAATGACTCGTATAATCTGATAGCTGAGCCTATGCTGGAGGGCGAGGGAGATGGGAGAGAAGTGAAGGATGTGGAAGAGGGGAAGGAGTGCCGTTTGGGGGAAGGAGGAAACTCTGTGAAAGTTTGTGGGGGTATTTGTGGCCGCCGGAAGAAATCTTCGCAGAGTCGGGTCATTACAGCTCAGGAGCAGGAGAGGATTATAAATAAGCTTCTTTACGAACCtcccagaaccagaatcttACTAAACACAGCACTGGTATTGATTTGTGTGATTGGGatctttctttatttgtatttctccTTATAG
- the LOC114138494 gene encoding ATP-dependent RNA helicase DDX3X-like isoform X1 translates to MSHVAVENAHGLEQQLAVLDLSAPDGQVGGRYVPPHLRNKDASKNVGNAFAAGRPGGYTIAPAPNYGWDAGRNNFVNGYHDNRMSGNSFNRGPPRMERGRGGVAGGGYRGNRGGAFNPINPAQPISFDASGWNTAKDAYSSFGNNRGKSAFFNDRGNASRGRFDHGGFGGGGGGNSRWVEESRDDGDWSKPLPRNERLEHELFAGSNTGINFEKYDDIPVEATGQNSPHHIESFQDVDMGEIIMGNIALSRYTRPTPVQKYAIPIVKSKRDLMACAQTGSGKTAAFLLPILSQIYTDGPGEALNAAKASGQENGKYGRRKQYPIALVLAPTRELALQIYDEARKFSYRSRVRPCVVYGGADIGQQIRDLERGCHLLVATPGRLVDMMERGKIGLDYCNYLVLDEADRMLDMGFEPQIRRIVEQDTMPHKGIRQTLMFSATFPKEIQILARDFLEDYIFLAVGRVGSTSENITQKVVWVEESDKRSFLLDLLSATVIPNEVQDNTGDNVEKPGKDSLTLVFVETKKGADALEDFLYREGYACTSIHGDRSQRDREEALNQFRSGKCPILVATAVAARGLDISNVKHVINFDLPSDIEEYVHRIGRTGRVGNLGLATSFFNDKNGNITKDLLDILVEAKQEVPSWLESLAYEHQHKSSNRGRSKRFSGGFGARDYRQTAAGGSAGGFGGRGGRNQQGHGGNRGFGGGGFGNFYTSDGYGGNYSHSQVDWWGN, encoded by the exons ATGAGTCATGTGGCCGTCGAAAATGCCCACGGTCTAGAGCAGCAG CTCGCTGTCCTAGACTTGAGTGCTCCAGATGGACAAGTCGGAG GGCGATACGTTCCTCCACATTTACGGAACAAAGACGCATCCAAGAACG TGGGAAATGCTTTTGCTGCTGGACGACCGGGCGGGTACACCATAGCACCTGCACCAAACT ACGGTTGGGACGCAGGGCGCAACAACTTTGTCAACGGCTACCATGACAACCGCATGAGCGGCAACTCGTTCAACCGTGGCCCGCCACGCATGGAGCGTGGGCGAGGCGGTGTTGCGGGAGGCGGTTACCGTGGCAACAGGGGCGGAGCGTTCAATCCCATTAACCCCGCGCAACCCATAAGCTTCG ATGCCAGTGGCTGGAACACGGCCAAAGACGCCTATAGCAGCTTTGGCAACAACCGAGGAAAGTCTGCGTTCTTCAACGACAGAGGCAACGCCAGCAGAGGAAG GTTCGATCACGGTGGATTCGGTGGTGGCGGAGGAGGAAACAGCCGCTGGGTGGAGGAGTCCAGGGACGATGGCGACTGGTCCAAGCCGCTGCCACGTAACGAACGGCTGGAACA TGAGCTGTTCGCCGGCAGCAACACCGGGATCAACTTTGAGAAATACGACGACATTCCCGTTGAGGCTACAGGACAAAACAGCCCTCATCACATCGAGAGT TTCCAAGATGTCGACATGGGTGAGATTATCATGGGCAATATTGCTCTGAGCCGCTACACCAGACCAACTCCTGTGCAGAAATACGCCATTCCTATCGTGAAATCCAAGAGAGACCTCATGGCCTGCGCACAGACGG GATCTGGAAAGACGGCTGCATTCCTGCTTCCAATTCTCAGCCAGATCTACACAGATGGACCAGGAGAAGCTCTGAATGCAGCCAAAGCCTCAGGACAG GAAAATGGGAAGTATGGCCGGCGTAAGCAGTACCCCATCGCCCTGGTACTGGCCCCAACCAGAGAACTGGCGCTGCAGATCTACGACGAAGCCAGGAAG TTTTCGTACCGCTCCAGAGTGCGTCCCTGTGTGGTGTACGGCGGGGCAGACATTGGCCAGCAGATTAGAGACCTGGAGAGaggctgccacctgctggtagCAACTCCTGGCAGACTGGTGGACATGATGGAGAGAGGCAAGATTGGACTGGACTACTGCAA ctaCTTGGTGCTAGATGAGGCAGACCGCATGCTGGACATGGGCTTTGAACCACAGATAAGACGCATCGTGGAGCAGGACACCATGCCGCACAAAGGCATCAGACAAACCTTGATGTTCAGCGCTACGTTTCCTAAAGAGATCCAG ATCCTGGCGAGGGATTTTCTGGAGGATTACATCTTCCTGGCAGTGGGCAGAGTGGGTTCCACCTCGGAGAACATCACACAGAAGGTGGTGTGGGTTGAAGAGAGCGATAAGAGATCTTTCCTCTTGGATCTGCTCAGTGCTACAG TCATCCCCAACGAAGTACAGGACAATACTGGAGACAACGTAGAGAAACCTG GTAAGGACTCTCTGACCCTCGTCTTTGTGGAGACCAAGAAAGGAGCCGACGCCTTGGAAGACTTCCTGTACCGGGAGGGCTACGCCTGCACCAGTATCCATGGCGACCGCTCCCAGAGAGACCGCGAGGAGGCACTGAACCAGTTCAGATCGGGAAAGTGCCCCATCCTTGTCGCCACGGCG GTTGCAGCTCGAGGTCTGGATATCTCCAACGTGAAACATGTTATTAACTTCGACCTTCCAAGCGACATAGAGGAGTACGTCCATCGCATCGGACGTACGGGGCGAGTCGGAAACCTGG GGCTGGCCACGTCATTCTTCAACGACAAAAACGGGAACATCACAAAGGACCTGCTGGATATCCTGGTAGAGGCTAAACAGGAGGTTCCATCATGGCTGGAGAGCCTGGCCTATGAACACCAGCACAAGAGTAGCAACAGGGGGCGCTCTAAGAG GTTCTCTGGTGGTTTCGGAGCTCGGGATTACCGCCAGACGGCTGCCGGGGGCAGCGCCGGAGGGTTCGGGGGCCGGGGAGGACGCAACCAGCAGGGACATGGAGGAAACCGTGGCTTCGGAGGAG GTGGTTTTGGCAACTTCTACACAAGCGACGGCTACGGAGGCAATTACTCCCACTCTCAAGTGGATTGGTGGGGAAACTAG
- the LOC114138494 gene encoding ATP-dependent RNA helicase DDX3X-like isoform X2, which translates to MSHVAVENAHGLEQQLAVLDLSAPDGQVGGRYVPPHLRNKDASKNVGNAFAAGRPGGYTIAPAPNYGWDAGRNNFVNGYHDNRMSGNSFNRGPPRMERGRGGVAGGGYRGNRGGAFNPINPAQPISFDASGWNTAKDAYSSFGNNRGKSAFFNDRGNASRGRFDHGGFGGGGGGNSRWVEESRDDGDWSKPLPRNERLEHELFAGSNTGINFEKYDDIPVEATGQNSPHHIESFQDVDMGEIIMGNIALSRYTRPTPVQKYAIPIVKSKRDLMACAQTGSGKTAAFLLPILSQIYTDGPGEALNAAKASGQENGKYGRRKQYPIALVLAPTRELALQIYDEARKFSYRSRVRPCVVYGGADIGQQIRDLERGCHLLVATPGRLVDMMERGKIGLDYCNYLVLDEADRMLDMGFEPQIRRIVEQDTMPHKGIRQTLMFSATFPKEIQILARDFLEDYIFLAVGRVGSTSENITQKVVWVEESDKRSFLLDLLSATGKDSLTLVFVETKKGADALEDFLYREGYACTSIHGDRSQRDREEALNQFRSGKCPILVATAVAARGLDISNVKHVINFDLPSDIEEYVHRIGRTGRVGNLGLATSFFNDKNGNITKDLLDILVEAKQEVPSWLESLAYEHQHKSSNRGRSKRFSGGFGARDYRQTAAGGSAGGFGGRGGRNQQGHGGNRGFGGGGFGNFYTSDGYGGNYSHSQVDWWGN; encoded by the exons ATGAGTCATGTGGCCGTCGAAAATGCCCACGGTCTAGAGCAGCAG CTCGCTGTCCTAGACTTGAGTGCTCCAGATGGACAAGTCGGAG GGCGATACGTTCCTCCACATTTACGGAACAAAGACGCATCCAAGAACG TGGGAAATGCTTTTGCTGCTGGACGACCGGGCGGGTACACCATAGCACCTGCACCAAACT ACGGTTGGGACGCAGGGCGCAACAACTTTGTCAACGGCTACCATGACAACCGCATGAGCGGCAACTCGTTCAACCGTGGCCCGCCACGCATGGAGCGTGGGCGAGGCGGTGTTGCGGGAGGCGGTTACCGTGGCAACAGGGGCGGAGCGTTCAATCCCATTAACCCCGCGCAACCCATAAGCTTCG ATGCCAGTGGCTGGAACACGGCCAAAGACGCCTATAGCAGCTTTGGCAACAACCGAGGAAAGTCTGCGTTCTTCAACGACAGAGGCAACGCCAGCAGAGGAAG GTTCGATCACGGTGGATTCGGTGGTGGCGGAGGAGGAAACAGCCGCTGGGTGGAGGAGTCCAGGGACGATGGCGACTGGTCCAAGCCGCTGCCACGTAACGAACGGCTGGAACA TGAGCTGTTCGCCGGCAGCAACACCGGGATCAACTTTGAGAAATACGACGACATTCCCGTTGAGGCTACAGGACAAAACAGCCCTCATCACATCGAGAGT TTCCAAGATGTCGACATGGGTGAGATTATCATGGGCAATATTGCTCTGAGCCGCTACACCAGACCAACTCCTGTGCAGAAATACGCCATTCCTATCGTGAAATCCAAGAGAGACCTCATGGCCTGCGCACAGACGG GATCTGGAAAGACGGCTGCATTCCTGCTTCCAATTCTCAGCCAGATCTACACAGATGGACCAGGAGAAGCTCTGAATGCAGCCAAAGCCTCAGGACAG GAAAATGGGAAGTATGGCCGGCGTAAGCAGTACCCCATCGCCCTGGTACTGGCCCCAACCAGAGAACTGGCGCTGCAGATCTACGACGAAGCCAGGAAG TTTTCGTACCGCTCCAGAGTGCGTCCCTGTGTGGTGTACGGCGGGGCAGACATTGGCCAGCAGATTAGAGACCTGGAGAGaggctgccacctgctggtagCAACTCCTGGCAGACTGGTGGACATGATGGAGAGAGGCAAGATTGGACTGGACTACTGCAA ctaCTTGGTGCTAGATGAGGCAGACCGCATGCTGGACATGGGCTTTGAACCACAGATAAGACGCATCGTGGAGCAGGACACCATGCCGCACAAAGGCATCAGACAAACCTTGATGTTCAGCGCTACGTTTCCTAAAGAGATCCAG ATCCTGGCGAGGGATTTTCTGGAGGATTACATCTTCCTGGCAGTGGGCAGAGTGGGTTCCACCTCGGAGAACATCACACAGAAGGTGGTGTGGGTTGAAGAGAGCGATAAGAGATCTTTCCTCTTGGATCTGCTCAGTGCTACAG GTAAGGACTCTCTGACCCTCGTCTTTGTGGAGACCAAGAAAGGAGCCGACGCCTTGGAAGACTTCCTGTACCGGGAGGGCTACGCCTGCACCAGTATCCATGGCGACCGCTCCCAGAGAGACCGCGAGGAGGCACTGAACCAGTTCAGATCGGGAAAGTGCCCCATCCTTGTCGCCACGGCG GTTGCAGCTCGAGGTCTGGATATCTCCAACGTGAAACATGTTATTAACTTCGACCTTCCAAGCGACATAGAGGAGTACGTCCATCGCATCGGACGTACGGGGCGAGTCGGAAACCTGG GGCTGGCCACGTCATTCTTCAACGACAAAAACGGGAACATCACAAAGGACCTGCTGGATATCCTGGTAGAGGCTAAACAGGAGGTTCCATCATGGCTGGAGAGCCTGGCCTATGAACACCAGCACAAGAGTAGCAACAGGGGGCGCTCTAAGAG GTTCTCTGGTGGTTTCGGAGCTCGGGATTACCGCCAGACGGCTGCCGGGGGCAGCGCCGGAGGGTTCGGGGGCCGGGGAGGACGCAACCAGCAGGGACATGGAGGAAACCGTGGCTTCGGAGGAG GTGGTTTTGGCAACTTCTACACAAGCGACGGCTACGGAGGCAATTACTCCCACTCTCAAGTGGATTGGTGGGGAAACTAG
- the tgds gene encoding dTDP-D-glucose 4,6-dehydratase isoform X1, which translates to MNFKRTVLVTGGSGFIGSHLVCSLVASYPEWRIINLDILDYCCSPRSLEGLENRDNYTFIQGDVCNPQLVNHIFITENIDVIFHLAAKTHVESSFEIPSVFQRVNVDGTRVLLDAAHRARHQPQRFVYVSTDEVYGTSLDEAFDEDCPLRPTNPYAATKAAAEYLVRSYWDKYQFPIIITRSNNIYGPRQFTEKVIPRFLTLLQNNNKCTIQGTLAMSRHFLFVSDAVQAFLLVLEKGTVGDVYNVGTSVEIPIVQLARELVRMVKNVAESEVNDWIEFVSSRPQVDLRYPIRSEKLQRLGWRAETSWAEGIRQTVKWYQDNPDFWLDVNKDQRIRKEPEKASNT; encoded by the exons ATGAACTTTAAAAGGACGGTTTTGGTGACAGGAGGGTCTGGATTCAT TGGCTCTCATCTGGTATGTTCGCTGGTCGCCAGTTACCCAGAATGGAGGATTATTAACTTGGATATT TTGGATTACTGCTGCAGTCCCAGGAGTCTGGAAGGGCTTGAAAACAGAGACAATTACACTTTCATTCAG GGAGACGTGTGTAACCCACAGTTGGTGAATCATATCTTCATCACTGAAAACATTGATGTCATCTTTCACCTGGCAGCTAAAACTCATGTTG agtCTTCGTTCGAGATCCCCTCTGTTTTCCAGCGGGTCAACGTCGACGGAACCAGGGTTCTACTGGATGCCGCCCATCGGGCTCGACACCAGCCGCAGCGCTTTGTCTACGTCAGCACGGACGAAGTGTACGGAACCAGCCTGGATGAG GCATTTGACGAGGACTGTCCGCTGAGGCCGACCAACCCGTACGCTGCTACTAAAGCAGCTGCTGAGTATCTGGTCAGGTCCTACTGGGACAAGTATCAG tttccAATTATCATCACCAGGAGCAACAACATCTACGGACCTAGGCAGTTCACAGAGAAG GTGATTCCCAGGTTTCTCACCTTGttgcagaacaacaacaaatg caccatTCAGGGAACCCTGGCCATGTCCCGCCACTTCCTGTTCGTCAGCGACGCCGTCCAGGccttcctgctggttctggagaAAGGGACGGTGGGCGACGTCTACAACGTGGGAACAAGCGTCGAGATTCCCATCGTGCAGCTGGCGAGGGAACTAGTTAGGATG GTAAAGAACGTGGCTGAATCCGAAGTGAACGACTGGATTGAGTTCGTCTCCAGCAG GCCGCAGGTCGACCTTCGTTACCCAATCAGGAGTGAGAAGCTGCAGCGGCTGGGCTGGAGAGCAGAGACGTCCTGGGCTGAAGGCATCAGACAAACAG TGAAGTGGTACCAAGACAACCCAGACTTCTGGTTGGACGTCAATAAGGACCAGCGAATCAGAAAGGAGCCTGAAAAAGCCTCAAACACATGA
- the tgds gene encoding dTDP-D-glucose 4,6-dehydratase isoform X2 — translation MNFKRTVLVTGGSGFIGSHLVCSLVASYPEWRIINLDILDYCCSPRSLEGLENRDNYTFIQGDVCNPQLVNHIFITENIDVIFHLAAKTHVESSFEIPSVFQRVNVDGTRVLLDAAHRARHQPQRFVYVSTDEVYGTSLDEAFDEDCPLRPTNPYAATKAAAEYLVRSYWDKYQFPIIITRSNNIYGPSVPHDTSQMTPSSCCSTIQGTLAMSRHFLFVSDAVQAFLLVLEKGTVGDVYNVGTSVEIPIVQLARELVRMVKNVAESEVNDWIEFVSSRPQVDLRYPIRSEKLQRLGWRAETSWAEGIRQTVKWYQDNPDFWLDVNKDQRIRKEPEKASNT, via the exons ATGAACTTTAAAAGGACGGTTTTGGTGACAGGAGGGTCTGGATTCAT TGGCTCTCATCTGGTATGTTCGCTGGTCGCCAGTTACCCAGAATGGAGGATTATTAACTTGGATATT TTGGATTACTGCTGCAGTCCCAGGAGTCTGGAAGGGCTTGAAAACAGAGACAATTACACTTTCATTCAG GGAGACGTGTGTAACCCACAGTTGGTGAATCATATCTTCATCACTGAAAACATTGATGTCATCTTTCACCTGGCAGCTAAAACTCATGTTG agtCTTCGTTCGAGATCCCCTCTGTTTTCCAGCGGGTCAACGTCGACGGAACCAGGGTTCTACTGGATGCCGCCCATCGGGCTCGACACCAGCCGCAGCGCTTTGTCTACGTCAGCACGGACGAAGTGTACGGAACCAGCCTGGATGAG GCATTTGACGAGGACTGTCCGCTGAGGCCGACCAACCCGTACGCTGCTACTAAAGCAGCTGCTGAGTATCTGGTCAGGTCCTACTGGGACAAGTATCAG tttccAATTATCATCACCAGGAGCAACAACATCTACGGACCTAG CGTACCTCACGATACAAGCCAAATGACGCcttcttcctgctgcagcaccatTCAGGGAACCCTGGCCATGTCCCGCCACTTCCTGTTCGTCAGCGACGCCGTCCAGGccttcctgctggttctggagaAAGGGACGGTGGGCGACGTCTACAACGTGGGAACAAGCGTCGAGATTCCCATCGTGCAGCTGGCGAGGGAACTAGTTAGGATG GTAAAGAACGTGGCTGAATCCGAAGTGAACGACTGGATTGAGTTCGTCTCCAGCAG GCCGCAGGTCGACCTTCGTTACCCAATCAGGAGTGAGAAGCTGCAGCGGCTGGGCTGGAGAGCAGAGACGTCCTGGGCTGAAGGCATCAGACAAACAG TGAAGTGGTACCAAGACAACCCAGACTTCTGGTTGGACGTCAATAAGGACCAGCGAATCAGAAAGGAGCCTGAAAAAGCCTCAAACACATGA